attattatatattatgggCACAAGAAACGCAAATAAAATGGAATATTTTCTGCTATGCGTTTCTTCGAACTTTTACTATAAAACACATGTACATATAAGCATAAATCAGTGacatatgtattatatatacatgcataACTGTATGTTTTTTACTTAAGTATGAGCAAATTGCCATTTCCGTCATTTTAGCATCATTTTATCTATAAGATGGGGAACACATTATATAGTAATATAGGACAAAATACAACAGAACCAgatgatatatattgtaaatatttgaataaCTTATACAACATATACaattatttgttaaaatatGAGCATTTCTATTTTATGAATTCCTATACCCTGAATTCCTTTTGCCATGTGCTTGAGGTAAACAAAAAACGACCAAACACACCTAAGATTAGGTTTAATCCCGTATAGGCATTGGGCATACACCATTGTATACCCTGttcattaaaataaacaaaatcagaaaaaaaaacgtaTGCGCTTCAATGCTTAttcgaattttttttctctctCTTTTAGggaattaataataatgaggGTCATGTACTAATCaaaatttgtaaattaaaaggagaaacacaaaaaataaaaagaatattatatacactCAAGTTCcttttttcatttgatCTATTCCCGAATGTGTTAGTATTActtacaaatatttatattttatgctTCCATTGCTAATGtcatatattatgcatatatatatctttcGTAATCTTTTGTGATACAATTTAAGATATCTGTATGCGaaggaaaataatttatttcatatcCATATTATCAccaaattatgaaaaacaaaatagtatatgtacatataatatacatacattTTCGTGAAACCTTTCCCTTTTTAGGCTTCCATATAACCGAATGAGCGTCtacgaaaataatatttatatttatagaaaattCATATTCAAAAGTTTAGATAACTATTTATTGAacgaacaaaataattatagtttttgttacttttatatatttcaagcattattatcaataaTACAACTACATTCGTTGGGTATTTATCATGGTCACATAAAAAGCGAAAACtttttaatacaaaataatatgcatatcCTTATAACggatatagatatattgaataaatacatttattatattccaAAAATAAGGTACCATTAcaatatatcaaaaaaaatagaattatatattatgtttgtatctatataatattctaTATTCTGACGTGCTATCTagcattttttgttttcctaattattttatatgatttcgatctaaaatttatttaatataattaactTGTTCGGATATGTATgaatatgttttaaaaataattttaatccATGGCACACATGTATTGTTTTATATGCACACTTATAGTCACTCTAAAATGATTACAACATTCTGCACACTcttttactttttatattttttcgtcTAGATATGGAAACGAACGAAAggagaaaataaataaaatgcaaGAAGATATATTCAACTTGggaatattaattttagaaattttactaaaaaataaaaatatttcttatttatttcatgaTGAAAGCTATGATGacaataatgataatttttattcagaaaaaagaaagcaaacaaaactatatatgatggaaaataaaaagataaaaaaatatccaaattttgataataatattattagcatatcaaaaaaaaaaaatagcgaaaatttttttcatgcTTTATCCTTGCCgttcataaataaaaaaattataaatgaagaagaagattattttcaaaaaaataaaaatttgagAATGAATATagacaaatataaatattataattatcattatattaatcatattaattatattaacatatacaatgatatatataacaatgGTTCATCTTACGAATTTATGAATACAGGGAGTGAAAATTTGAATAGCCAAAATGtgattaaaaataaagcaataataaatgaaaacaataatacaaaaaaaaaaaaaaatagaaacaagaataatacttataataataataatgttgACATAAGTAGTGACACTGGATTTGACGATAAAATTATTCACGCTTATAGTGAttatgaattatttaacgattataaagaaacaaaaaataagcaTTCCACAAATAATCTCAATTTATACACACAGTCtgatatttatacaaatacAGCATATACCTTAATTGACAACTACAAAGATATTGGAAATATTCGAAGTCAggaaaaacataaatacgGAAAATCTGAAAGAAAAAAGTCCATAAGTAATAGAagattaaattattttaatatgaaCAAAGGTGAAGAAAGTAATGAGAGTCAAAATAGTTGCAACagtaatattttatgtaataataaaattaaaaatgatgcATATAACAAAACTACAAGTTGTGTTTTGAGTAGTAGTGAAGGTAGCGATTCGAATGTTagaagaaaagaaaaaagtgctccatataaaatatggaaaGTAGTGAGTTTAGTTAAAAATCCGtttgttatttattcattaattaatcatttttttttagaaaaaaataaaaatatatttaaaatatttaactATTGGtcttatcatatttttccgagtacatataaatatgtatttttccCCCTGTGTATACTTCAATTCCATCAAATCTTTAGAAAACCcgaattttttattttactaatacattttaacttgccatttatattatttcattttgatattttttcaaaaaaagaaaaagacaaatacgctttaataaaaagggctccaaatatttataaaaaaaaacaaaatgaaaaaaaaaattatagcTATTTCAATACCAATTGTCAAACACGCCATAATAGTAATCGAATCCCAAGATTAAGTTTAGGAAAAtatcagaaaaaaaaaaaaaaaaatataaacacaATTGCTTACTACATAAATGTTGTTAAAAAACATACAAccaatattaataaacatCAAATGCGAACTTACATCAATGATACAAATCTAAATAGTAAAGTAAAGGCACAAATACTGGAACAATGGaaagtttataaaaaacaaaaaaaaatggaaaaagaAAACGAAAGAAAATCAATGGATagagaaaagaaaaataaacaaactaaattaaaaaattgtaaaaaattgtatcaTTGTAAATCTTATTTCCCTTTTCCAATATTATCCTATAATAATACCCatgatttttataaattgtttttacaattttacaaaaatgtttattcctctatattttatgaagaaaaaagtTATATGGATGTTTTCAAATTTCTTGAAATATAcaaaagatatatttatttgtctCTATTTAGAgacttttattttaaaaacacaAATATTAGTAATACTCGTattgataaaattattaatcggaatattaaaaaaaaatattccacAGAAATTTCTAATACTTTTAACGAACATAACTACAAATGGAACTACAGCGAAGATATACATCaactaataaatattttaatatgttCTTATAACTTTATTATGTATGATTCTCTTAAAATTCTAATATTCGAGATAATACAACTAATAATAtgtcatataaaaaatgaaaaattggaaaaagaattaataccgtttttattttattgttttaaaaagacaaatgatgaaaatattaaagttgttataataaaatgtatttatattataataaataatggaaataaatgtgaatatttttatatgtacatTGATAAATTTTTACCTAACTTTTTCATCCTCAAAAATACAATacaaaattatcaaaaatatatacatgcgAAATATTTACCTCTTTTTTCAACAATAACAATtcagtatatatataattcttgTTTATTAAAACACATGGAAAAAATGTCATTAAGAAATAGAGAAAGAAAACATAtctcaaaaaataatatacaagATACGAACAGTCTTGACGaaagtttttattttacaaataatCAAACAAGTGATACATGTAGTACTATAGGCATTTATGACACAATGAGCGATAATAATAGCATTTTAACTGAATCTGCATATATGGCAATACTAAAAGATATGcgaaataaatttatatccactttaaatgaaacaaatgattttattttatttgaattttatcaaaatatagttattttttgtacaattatgaacaaaaaatgggttaaagtttatatattaccATACATGCTAAAAaactattataaaataaaaaatatttttatcaaagcTATTTGTATTAAAACAATTGTTAAAATTGTCTTTTATATCAATGAAAAAGGCCCATTTGAAATTCTTTcagaatatattaaatcaaTAATTTTAGACCAAAACAATGAATtagttttaaaaattttgttatatgaatttctttttatattaaaaaaaaattataaaaagtgGTCAACATGTACTACTTCTAAAAcacaatataatattataattatgaattctcaaaaacaaaaaaacatgaaaaaaaaaaaaaaaaaaaaaatattattccacttttatttttcaaaaaaatcaatTTCACTCCCCTTTTAAATCATACATCCTCTAAAATCGCAGATCtaacatataatataattcatattttacaaaaaatttaattatagagatactatatatgtgtgtgtgaattacaaaaatagtatatatgcatatatattattttaattaacaaaaattcTGCAATAAAACaccaaaataaatacaacaGTATAATAACGACAATAGGCTATcgcttttattttttatactgTAAATAGAATCcaatattttcctttttttttttgtcacaatttttagaaaatataataattaatttttttttgtttttattatttattaaaaatgtataatttgGGAATCGAaatcaaatataatttattatatcctTTTTGACATTGCCCATGaatcacattttttattttttcacatttatttttaatacattaaattaattgaaaacatttatgttaataaatgcataatgtatttatatttactta
The DNA window shown above is from Plasmodium berghei ANKA genome assembly, chromosome: 7 and carries:
- a CDS encoding serine/threonine protein kinase VPS15, putative, with amino-acid sequence MGNTLYSNIGQNTTEPDDIYCKYLNNLYNIYNYLLKYEHFYFMNSYTLNSFCHVLEGINNNEGHVLIKICKLKGETQKIKRILYTLKFLFSFDLFPNVLPYNRMSVYENNIYIYRKFIFKSLDNYLLNEQNNYSFCYFYIFQALLSIIQLHSLGIYHGHIKSENFLIQNNMHILITDIDILNKYIYYIPKIRYGNERKEKINKMQEDIFNLGILILEILLKNKNISYLFHDESYDDNNDNFYSEKRKQTKLYMMENKKIKKYPNFDNNIISISKKKNSENFFHALSLPFINKKIINEEEDYFQKNKNLRMNIDKYKYYNYHYINHINYINIYNDIYNNGSSYEFMNTGSENLNSQNVIKNKAIINENNNTKKKKNRNKNNTYNNNNVDISSDTGFDDKIIHAYSDYELFNDYKETKNKHSTNNLNLYTQSDIYTNTAYTLIDNYKDIGNIRSQEKHKYGKSERKKSISNRRLNYFNMNKGEESNESQNSCNSNILCNNKIKNDAYNKTTSCVLSSSEGSDSNVRRKEKSAPYKIWKVVSLVKNPFVIYSLINHFFLEKNKNIFKIFNYWSYHIFPSTYKYVFFPLCILQFHQIFRKPEFFILLIHFNLPFILFHFDIFSKKEKDKYALIKRAPNIYKKKQNEKKNYSYFNTNCQTRHNSNRIPRLSLGKYQKKKKKNINTIAYYINVVKKHTTNINKHQMRTYINDTNLNSKVKAQILEQWKVYKKQKKMEKENERKSMDREKKNKQTKLKNCKKLYHCKSYFPFPILSYNNTHDFYKLFLQFYKNVYSSIFYEEKSYMDVFKFLEIYKRYIYLSLFRDFYFKNTNISNTRIDKIINRNIKKKYSTEISNTFNEHNYKWNYSEDIHQLINILICSYNFIMYDSLKILIFEIIQLIICHIKNEKLEKELIPFLFYCFKKTNDENIKVVIIKCIYIIINNGNKCEYFYMYIDKFLPNFFILKNTIQNYQKYIHAKYLPLFSTITIQYIYNSCLLKHMEKMSLRNRERKHISKNNIQDTNSLDESFYFTNNQTSDTCSTIGIYDTMSDNNSILTESAYMAILKDMRNKFISTLNETNDFILFEFYQNIVIFCTIMNKKWVKVYILPYMLKNYYKIKNIFIKAICIKTIVKIVFYINEKGPFEILSEYIKSIILDQNNELVLKILLYEFLFILKKNYKKWSTCTTSKTQYNIIIMNSQKQKNMKKKKKKKILFHFYFSKKSISLPF